The region AAGAAAATGGGCTGCCCATCTTTTAATAAATGATAGACTCCCATCGGCAGCTGTGCCATATCTCCAGGTCCTAATCCAACTACACTAATTTTTCCCATTTTATTTCACCTACTTTCGTAAAATTCTTTTGCCAAATGGAAGTGTTAACCATTCACGCACCGTTAATACTTTCCATTTTAATAAGCTATACACAAAAACAATCACGCCGATCAGTATTCCGATCAAGGCTATTCCAAATGAAGCTAATCGATTTCCACTATTCAAGACCAGCATTTCTGCCAACCAAGTCACGACCCAGACACTGATTGCCATAAGACCGCTGCTGAAAATCAGTTTTAATCCAAAGCTCTTTTTTCTAACACTTTGTTGAAGCTCAGCAGGCAACCCTAACCAGATAATGAATAAAATAACCATTAAAGCAAGGACTGTTGCGATACTGGCTCCCATTGTTCCCATTCGTTCGACCAGCAAATGATTGGCCAGCCACTTAGTCAGCATCCCGCTAAGCAATGCACCTAGGGTCAGGTAGTGCTGATTGCGACTTTGCAAAATAGCGTTATAGGCTCCAATTAAAGAAGCTAAGAGAACGGCTGCGGTATAAACATTTAAGACACCTGTTCCAGAGCGATCTCCAAATAATACCTGATTAAGGTACGGCATTAAAACAATCAATCCCGCTGTAGCAGCTAATGCAAAAGTCAATGTAATGCGGATCAATGAATCCGCAGCCCGCAGAAATTCTATTTCTTTTTTTCGAGAAAACGAGCGACTCAATACGGGCACTAAAGAAGTTGAAAAAGCTGTTGCCACTACCATCCCCAATTGAACTAACGGCTGCCCGCGGTCATAAATCCCTTTAACATTTTTGGCCATTTCTGGTAAAAATCCAGCTTGAATCAACCCTTTATATAAAGTGAAAGAATCCATTAATTGCAATAAAATCAGCATCGCACTCAATACACAAATCGCGAGCCCTTCTGTCATCAACCGTTTCGTTAATGTGCTGAACTGAATAGGAACTTGTTGAACATCATTCGTATTTAACGGCAGATCTGATTGGGATGTCTTTTTGAAAAAAGCGATTCCTAAGACCAGTGTAGCTGCTAAACCAGCGATCCAGGAACTGCTCATCGCTGCTGCTCCCATTTGGTAATCTGTCCATTGCGAAGTAGTGTAGATATAAGCAGCTGTTAAAATAATCGCTACGCGGACGACTTGCTCAACGACTTGTGAAACAGCAGTAGGCAGCATTCGAAATGTTCCTTGAAAATAACCGCGTCCTGTTGCTAATATAGGGACCAACAAAAACAACCAAGAAACGGACTGAATAATGGGGACCAACTGCTTATCGCCCATTCTGTCAGCCAGGAATGGTGCCCCGAAATAACACAATGAGAACAACCCAATCGAAAAAAGACTGAGCAGGAAAAAAGTTTTTTTGACCAAGTCTCTTTGCTGTTTTTTATTTTTTGTTTCTGCCACTAATTTAGATAAAAAGACTGGAAAACCACTTAACGCAATGGTCATGCCGATTCCATAAATCGGATAAACTTGTTGATAAACGTAAAAGCCGGTATTGCCTACCATATTTTGAAAAGGTACCCGGTAAACAGCGCTCAAAATCTTCGCAATCAACGCTGCTAGAGAAAGAAGCACGGCTCCATTCATCGTTTTTTTCATTTGTTGATTGCTCACATAACAGTCCTCGCCTTCCAAAGAATAAAGTGTCTGATCCCTCTATTCATTAAACTTAGTTGGTTGCTTTCTCTTTACGATAAGTTGCAATCACTTTAGCAAACTTCTGCAAATAGTCCAGCCACTGGTAAGTAGGTGCTGTACCGATTTGTATTGTCACAACAAATCGCTCCTTTTTAACCGTCATATTTGCTTTCAACGGCACTTCACTGAGCGCTCTAAAAATCTCTTCTGCTGGCAGTGAACGAGAACCTGATTCAGAAAAAGTCAACTCTACTTCTTGATCTGTACGCTTGATGGTTTCGATCAACGCTTGTTCACTATATAATTTAATCAAGCCAATCAATAATAAATCAGCTACTTCATCATCGTATTCGCCAAACCGGTCGATCATTTCATCTTGAAGCTGAACATACGCTTCTTCATCTCGTAATTCACGAATGCGTTTATAGATTTCGATTTTTTGCCGTTCATCTTCGATATAGGTGCCGGGCAAATAAGCATTGATAGCTAAATCGATTTCGACTTGTGTTTTTTCTTCTTTTGTTTCCAGTCCGCGTTTACGTGCGACGGCTTCACTCAGCATTTCCGAATACAAGTCGAATCCGACTGAATCAATAAACCCATGTTGTTGTGCGCCCAATAAATTACCTGCTCCGCGGATCGATAAATCGCGCATGGCAATTTTAAAGCCCGAACCTAATTCGGTAAAGTCTTTGATGGCTTGAAGCCGTTTTTCACTGACTTCATTCAGCACTTTATCGGCTTGGTACAAGAAATAAGCATAAGCTACACGGTTGCTCCGTCCCACACGTCCTCGTAATTGATACAATTGAGATAATCCCATATGGTCAGCATTTTCAACAAATAAGGTATTTACATTTGGGATGTCCACTCCTGTTTCAATAATCGTAGTGGTCACTAAAAGATCGAATTCGCCTTCGACAAATTGAAAAAGTACGTTCTCTAATTGGCTTTCAGACATTTGTCCATGAGCATAACCGATCCGGGCTTCTGGTATCAACTGCTGTAGTTCATCTACTTTTTTCTCAATCGTCGCTACACGGTTATATAAATAAAAAGCTTGTCCGCCGCGAGCGATTTCTCTTTCGACAGCTTCTCGGATTGCTCCCGGATTTTGTTCCATGACATAGGTTTGCACTGGGTAACGGTTAGCCGGTGGAGTTTCAATCACTGATAAATCGCGTACTCCTAGCATAGACATATGCAGTGTTCTCGGAATAGGCGTGGCTGTTAAGGTCAATACATCTACTTGAGCTTTTAATTGTTTTAATTTTTCTTTGTGTTTCACTCCAAAACGTTGTTCTTCATCTACGATCAGCAGCCCCAAGTCTTGGAATTCAATATCTTTGGATAAAATCCGGTGCGTGCCGATCACAATATCAACTTGTCCTTTTTTGATGCCGTCAATCGTTTCAGTTTGTTGTTTTTTTGTTCTAAAGCGACTCAATAACCCGATTTCCACTGGAAAATCAGCAAACCGCTGTTTGAGTGTTTCATAGTGCTGTTGTGCCAAAATCGTAGTCGGCACTAAAAAGGCTGCTTGTTTTCCTTCTTGAACCGCTTTGAATATAGCTCGCATGGCTACCTCTGTTTTCCCGTAACCGACGTCTCCAACTAATAGACGGTCCATCGGCTTTTTGCCTTCCATATCGTGTTTGATTTCTGCTGCACTTCTTAGCTGATCATCAGTTTCCGTATAAGGAAAGGCGTTTTCAAATTCTTCTTGGTATTCATTATCCGGTGAATAAGAATAGCCTACTTCTTGTTCACGTGCTGCATACAATTCAATTAAGTCATCCGCAATGTCTTCAATTTTGCTGGCTACTTTTTTCTTGGTTTTAGCCCACTCTGTACCGCCTAATTTATTTATTTTAGGGGTTTTGGCTTCTGAGGAAACATATTTTTGCAGCAAGTTTAATTGTGTCACCGGGATAAACAGCTTGGCATCGTCTTTGTAGATGATCGACATGTAATCTTGGTGAATGCCATTGATCGTCAGGGTTTCCATCCCCGTGTATTTCCCAATTCCGTGATTCACATGAACAACAAAGTCTCCTGGATTCAACTCACTGTAACTTTTCAGCCGCTCTGCGTTGGTAAGTGTTTGACGTCTAGCCGTTTTTTTAGTGACCTTATTGAATAGTTCATGTTCCGTCAATAAAACCAGTTTATCGGTAGGCAGTTCAAACCCATTTTGAATAGATCCTTTCAAAATTTGCACTTTTTCTAATTCAATGCGATCCGGCTTAACGACTTTGCTGGAAATCTCAAAATCTTTAAATATTTGGTGAACTTTATCGGCCCGTTCTTCATTCGGCACCATCACAATTACCGTATTTTGACGTTTGACCCAACGATCCATTTCTGTTTTCAATAATGGCATTTGGCCAAAGAACTGCTGCATATTGCGGTACTGGAAGGGATGAATGTGTGAGAAACGCAAATTCCCCATCCCTTTTTGAAATAAAGAAAAGTATAAAATATCTTGACTTACGCTTTTCATTTTACTGCGGAAATCATTTGAAAAAGCTTGTTTTTGTAAAATACGCCGTTCTGCTAACTTTTCAGTTACCCATTCAGCTTCTTCTTCCGATAAGCGTCGTTCCGTTTCCATGATTCGAGGATATTCATCTAAGATAACCACACTTTTTTTGCTGATGTAGTCTAGTAAACTTGTTTTTTCGGGATAAATAAAATCCGTAAACATTGCTAGTTCATCTATCGGCTCGCCTTTATCAAAAGCATCCATGATAGGTGTTATATAACGTGTAAAGGTTTGTCTTTCGCCAGCGTCCAACAGCAAATCGGCATTGCGTTCTACTGCTTTTGTAAATTGAGGAGCAGCCTTCTGCAACAAATCATGCGGATACAGTGTATCGATCGCCGGCAAAATAGTTACGGATGTTATATTTTCAATCGAACGCTGATTATCTGCATCAAAATAACGCAAAGAATCTATTTCTGTATCGAATAAGTCAATACGGATAGGGTGTTCTTCCGTTAACGGATAAATATCAATAATCCCGCCACGAATACTAAATTCTCCCGGGCTGCCTACCAATTGTTGTCGAATATAACCCATATCTACTAATTTATGTGCAACATGAGTCGGATCCAACTCTCCGCCTTGCTTCATTTCAAACCGGGCATCTTCCCAAATGGCTTTTGGCGGCAATAATTTTCGGACACCAGCTAAGGGAACGATCACTACTCCTGGTTCTCCAGAAAGCAGGAAATCCAAAGCGGCTACCCGATCTGTCCGTGCTTCAGGCGAAGCGATCGCCATTTCTGCATACAGCATTTCTTCGACCGGAAATAAATGCAGCTTTTCTTCAGCAATAAAATCAGAAAAATCTTCCATCAGTTGTTGAGCATGGAATAAATTATGCGTCACCAAAAGAATTGGCCGCTTTTTCTTTTCTAAAATCGTACTGATGATCAATGTTCTAGCTGAACCCGCAAGGCCTGTTATCAATTGTGTCCGCTGTTCACCAATCGTATCTAATAATGCTTTCACATCAGGTGAATTAGCTAATATTTTTTTAATATCTGCCACTTTCTGGTCTCCTTTATCCTTTTTAGGTTATTCTTTTTTAAAACGGTAAAGAAGCTCAGTGATTCTTACTGGGCTTCCTTTTCAATTATTTTATTTTTTATTGTATTGGTTCATCGTATCTAAAAATGTATGTCCAGCGATCCAATAATCCAACGCAGCTGCACTATCTTTGACCGCAAACAACATATCTTCATGCTGTTCTTTTGGGAAACTGCTTAACACATGGTTAACCACTGTCTGGTTAGGATACGGCCGATCGATGCCAATCCGAATCCGGTTGAAATTCGATGTGCCGATATGCTGGATCAAACTTTTGATTCCATTATGTCCGCCGGCACTTCCTTTTTGTCGCAGCCTGATTTTTCCAGTCGGTAAATCTAAATCATCGTAAACAACGACCAGATCTTCTATCGCCACATTAAAGTAATCCATTAACGGCCTGACTGCACGACCAGAATCATTCATAAATGTTTGCGGTTTAACCAGTAACACTTTTTCAGTTCCAATAAAAGCTTCTGTGTACACAGCTTCAAACTTTGTTTTATTAAACGCTAGGTTTTTTTGAACGGCATATTCATCTAAGACAATAAAGCCGATATTGTGTTTTGTATTTGCATATTTTGCTCCGGGATTACCCAAGCCTACTATCATTTTCATTTTTTTATTCTCCATTTATCAATCATCTTTTATTATTTTTTGAATTTCTTTTTAATTCGCGTCGCTATTTTTTTGAATTTTCACGCAAAAAAGCGCTGCACGAAGTTTTTCGTCCAGTAACATTTTTTTATAGTATACCATATTTCCACTAGAAATAGGAAGAAACTCTCTCAAGCAAAACTTTGAATATCAGGAAAGGATGCAACGAAAGCCTTTTATGTACCACAAAGAGCTTAACTTTTTATCCTTAACGTACCCATGCCTATTTATGAACGCTAAAAGCTAGTTTCTTTCAGAAAATCAGATAAATCGATACGTTCTACTATGCCATTGAGCACCTTTTTTATTTCCTCTTTCATTTTTTAAATGGTATACTTTAATTGTATGATAACGTTTATTAAGGGGGACAATCGATTATGGTCAACAATGAAATAAAAGATCATCAAAAAGTCATTGTAGTTGGAGATGGAGCAGTTGGTTCCAGTTATGCTTTTGCTTTAGTGACACAAAATATTGCTCAAGAACTTGGTATTATCGACATCGATACAGCAAAAACAGAAGGCGATGCTATGGATCTGTCACATGCACTAGCTTTTACTTCTCCTAAGAAGATTTATGCTGCTACCTATAGTGACTGTCACGACGCTGATATTGTCGTCATTACGGCTGGAGCTGCCCAAAAACCCGGAGAAACACGTTTAGATTTAGTACAAAAAAACTTAAAAATATTCAAAAGCATTATAGAACAAATTATGGCCAGCGGATTTGACGGAATTTTTCTAGTAGCAACAAATCCAGTAGATATCTTAACATATGCTACTTGGAAGTTCTCAGGATTGCCGCAACACCGTATTATTGGTTCAGGTACTTCATTAGACAGTGCACGTTTTCGTCAAGCCATCGCTAAATTATTAGAAGTAGATGCTCGAAATGTCCATGGCTACATCTTAGGCGAACACGGCGATACAGAATTTCCTGTCTGGTCTCATGCTAATGTAGCTGGTCTGCAAATTTACGAATGGATCAAAGATAACCCTGGTGTAGATGAAGAAGCTTTGGTACAAATGTTCTTCAAAGTACGGGATGCGGCTTATGATATTATCGAACGTAAAGGTGCTACTTTTTATGGTATTGCCGTTTCATTAACCCGGATCACAAAAGCGATTTTAAATGATGAAAATTCAATTCTGCCGCTTTCTGTTTATTTAGACGGTGAATACGGACAATCTGATATCTTTATTGGAGCACCTGCAGTCATCAATCGTCAAGGAATCAGCAGCGTTATTGAAATCCCATTAAATGATTCAGAAAAAGAAAAAATGAATTTTTCTGCCGATACGCTTCGAAAAGTTACACAAGAGGCAATGGATGCGCTAGATAAAGAAGAATAAGAAGAACACTAAACTAAAAACTTCGGTTCAGTAAGGATGGTACTTATCCTTTACTGAACCGAAGTTTTTTAATTTCTTAATTGCAACACAATTGGAAAATAGCTTCTGCATAAATATCCATTGCTTGAACCATTTCTGTTATACTGATCCCTTCATTCGCCTGATGAGCCAAACTTTTTGTATCAGGGAAATGAGCTCCAAAAGCGACCATATTTTTCATCGTTCGCGCGTAAGTAGCTCCGCCTGAAGTAATCGGTTGGGTCTGATCTCCAGTTTTATTTTGATAAATTGTTGTCAGCGTTTGGACTAAGTCGCTTTCTTTAGGGACATATAAAGCCGGCACATGATCAAACTCTTCATATGTTAATCCATAAGCTGCTGCGGCTTTTTCAAGAAGCGGCACCAAATCTGCTGCTGGATAACTAACCGGAATCCGCAAATCCAATTCTATTTCTGACTTCGTTTCAGTTACGTTGATTGTCGCCACATTAAAAGTCAGCTCGCCCGTCATTTCATCTTTCACTTCTCCGAAAATACTGAATCCATTCGTTTCTGTTCCAACTTTTTCAGCTAAAAATTGCAGCATTGGATGCGAGTGAACTTGGACCAATCCCGTTGCCAATTGATTGACCGCATTCACTCCTTGTCCAGCAGCACTCGAGTGAACGGCTTTGCCATTTACTGTAACCGTTTGGTCCGTAAGTGTCTGGCTGATTCCCAGTTCAGCTAATTTTTGGCTCACAAGTTGAGCATCTTGCCCTTGGTACTGAGCATTGCCCGGCACGACGTTAAAAGCATCGCCGCAAGCGAGTGCAAAAGCAGTACTTCCAGGACCGATTAATTTGGCCTGCAGCAGTCCTTTTTCAGCATATGTTACCGGGAAAGCACTATCCGGCACAAATCCTTTTGTCGGCTGTTCTTCTTTTAAATTGTAGTGAGCCATGCACCGCCATAACGTTTCTTCATCTGTTCCAAAAACAAATCGAATGCGTTTATTAAAAGCAACTCCGCTATCAACGACTGCTTTAAAAGCATACAAAGCTGCAATCGTCGGGCCTTTATCATCTTGGCTGCCGCGACCATACATAACGCCCTCTTTCACAACTGCTTGAAAAGGATCCGTTTCCCACAAAGCTAAATCACCTGCCGGAACAACGTCCAAATGGCACAAAACAGCGATCAGCTCTTCTCCTTGTCCATAGTCAGCATAGCCATAAAATCCCGCTGGATCATGATAAGTGGTCATTCCCAATTCTTCGCAAATCGTTAAGGCTTCTGTCAAACACTCTTCAATTGCTTTTCCAAATGGAGGAAAGCTGGTCCCATCTGCTGTATTAACAGATGGAATATCGATCAACCGTTTTAATGCAGCTAAACTTTCTTTTTGATGTTTTTCTGTTATCCAATTTTTCATATACTTACGCAGCCGCCTTTTTATTTTATTTTCTATTCTTCAATGGATACATACTTTAGATTTACGCTGTTGATTTGACTCATGTGGTAATTTTTAACCGAACTTCTTAACAACATCGCTTGTGCCTGCTGGTAAAGCGGAATAATTCCTGCATCTTCCAGCAAAATATTTTCAGCAGCTAAATCATTGGTCCATTTTTTCTCAGCATTGCCGCTGTCTTCTCCCATAGAAGCATCAACTAAAGCATCGTATTTTTCATTAGTATATTTCCCGCCATTAAAAACAGAATCCGACAGAAATAAACTCAAAAAATTATTGGTATCGTTTGTGTCTGCGCCCCAACCAGACAACAACAAATCAAAATCGCCATTATCGCCCAATTCAATTCGGTTCTTGAAAGGCACACTTTTGATCGTAATCTTTACACCTGGCAAATTTTTCTCAATTGTATTTTGTAAATATTGGCTAACTTTTTTTGTCACTTCATCATCATCCGCTACCAACTGTAAATCAACTGTTGAAATTCCCAACTCTTTTTGCGCTGTTTTCCATAATTGAGTAGCTTTTTCAGGCTGGTAATCTAAATAAGAACCTGAAGCTGTTCTAAAGTCTTCTCCAGTTGTCGGATCTTCGACTAACCCACTGGTAACCAGACCTCCAATTGGCTTAGACCCATTGGCAATGATACTTTCAGTTAACTCTTCACGTGATACAGCTACGGCCAATGCAGTTCTTAAATTTTTATTTTTTAAGGCTGGATTATTGACATGGTCCAATTCCAAATAAATTGATTTTGCCGTTAACGGTGCCATAAATTCAGGATCTTGATTGTATTGTTGAGCAAATTCGCCTGTTAAAGTAATCGAATCAATTTCTCCATTGTTATATAAATTTAAGCCTGTCGATGTTTCTTTGATCACTTGATTGGTAACCGTTGTCAAAGCAACATTTTCCTGATCCCAGTAGTCATCATTTTTTTCATAAGTCCAGGATAAACCTGTTCCATCCCAATCTTTCAAGATAAAAGGCCCATTGTAAAGAGCCGCATCGCTATTAGTCCCAAATTCAGAACCCTCAGCAGTAACAAACGATTCTTTTTGAGGAGAGAAAGTCGGTTTTGTAATGAGTTTCAAAAAGTTTTCTACTGGTTTTTCTAACGTAATTTCTAGTTCTAAATCATTGAGCGCTTCAATTCCTAGCTCATCAACTTCTGCTTCCCCCGCTAAAATAGCGTCAGCATTTTTAATATCCGTCATGACAAACGAATAATTAGCAGCTGTTTTGGGATCTACAATCCGTTTCCAGCCATATTCAAAATCAGCAGCTGTTAAGGCTTCTCCATTTGACCATTTTAAATCTGGCTTTAAGGTGAAATGATACGTCAAACGGTCTTCACTGATTTCCGGCTCACCCTCAGCCAAAGCTGGTATTGGATTTTCTTCTGTATCCAAACGGTACAAGCCTTCCATCACTTGGTTCAAAGCTGTAAAACTAATGGTATCTTGTGATAAAGCCGGATCGATCGTCGGCAATTCTGAAGCTACACTTAAATGTAAGGTCTGTTCTGCTCCCTCTTGAGCATTAGATATCGAACTTTCATTTGTTGCTTGTCCACTTGACTGTGCACAGCCACTCAAAAAGGCCATGCTGACGGCTAAATAAGCTAATTTTTTCATCTGCTTTCTCTCCCTTTTTTCAATTCATTTCTCAGTCGTATCCCCATACTCCTTAAGATAGATAAATCTTTCTACCATCATACAAGAATCGACATAAATATACAATATAAAACCTTATTTTTAATAAATTAAAGGATTTTATGCAACTATACTGTATATATTCGTTTTGAACCTCTATTTTATTCATAGACGTTCTCTTTTCAAAAACTCATTACTGATTTATCGGGAAAGCAAGAAAAAAACAACGATTCTTTATCGTGTTGGTAATGCTTAATAATGAAATTTCCTCCGGAATTTACACGTCTGCTTGCAAAAGCCATGGGAACGACTGGAGCCTTTCATGTCTCCAGCCTTTCAAGCCTCAAACGAAGCCTGACCGCTTCGTAATTCGCATTGAATCCTTTACATGGCTGCAAGCAGCCGCTATTCCTCCGAAAATTTCAAGTTGTTGAATAGATCCATTCTTCTTGCCAACACTAAAAATAATAAAACCAAAACAACCTTATAGCAAAAATGCCATAAGGTTGCTTATACTATCCAAATAACTAAACTAATTTTAAATATAAAAAAGCTAAATGAACACATCCAGCTTTTTAGAGAGGAATAATCACATCGTTTTCAGAATCTTTTGTAGGGGAAACAGCTTTTATTTCAATAATCAATTTATGGGGCAGGCAAATACTGGTTTCTCCCGGTTTACTGATCCAGCCGGTTTTCACGGCGATTTGATCAGGGCTGTTATCTTCTTTATTGCGAATTTTTTTTCCTTTCACTTCGATGATATTGTATTGCTTACCTGCAGGGTGGAGAGTAAATTCTTCATGCGGGGTATCTTCAGATAACGTTACGCGTTTAACTTCACTTCCATTAATTGAAATAACTGCAACTACTTCGCTTGTTTCATCCATGGCTATTTGTTGCTTGCTAAAAATATAATAAGGAACAAATGAACCGATTAACAGGAACACAACAATAACGATATCTAAGGGGCGAACTAACTTTGTATATTCTTTCAATTTATTCATTGAGACTAGCTCCATTCATCCTTCATACTCTTTTTTTGCACTGTATATCAATTGCTCCTATTGTAACAACCTTTTTACCGCTCAACAAGATTATTCTCTTTGGGGGTTTATCAAATCACGCGAAAAAAAGCGATAAGAAGGAACTACCTTCTTATCACTTTTTAAGTTGGCTATGTTTTTAGTGATTCTCTTTAAATTTTCTTTCAAAAAGTGGACTGACAGATTTATTTTCATGAATCCGTTTAATGGCATCTGCCATTAAAGCACTAACACTAATTTCAACGATTTTATCGATTTTTTTCTCTTCAGGAAGGAAGATAGAATCCGTTACTATCAATTGTTTGATGGCTGAATTTTGAATACGATCAATAGCTGGACCAGATAAAACAGGATGCGTGCAGCAAGCATAGACTTCCGTAGCTCCCGCTTCTTCCAATGCTTTAGCAGCTAACGTAATGGTTCCGGCAGTATCGATCATGTCATCAATTAAAATGCATTTTTTGCCTTCAACTGAACCAATGATATTCATCACTTCTGCAACATTTGCTTTTGGCCGGCGTTTATCAATAATAGCAATCGGTGCTTTTAAGAATTCAGCTAGCTTACGGGCACGTGTTACTCCGCCATGATCTGGTGAAACAACGACAACATCTTCTTTTTCAAGGCCGCAATTTAAGAAATAATTTGCTAAAAGAGATGCTCCCAACAAATGATCTACTGGCATATCAAAGAATCCTTGTATTTGTGAAGCATGTAAATCTAATGTCAGAATGCGGTCTGCACCTGCAGCTGTTATCATATTCGCTACTAACTTAGCAGTAATCGGTTCTCTTGAACGGGCTTTTCGGTCTTGTCTAGCGTAGCCATAATAAGGAATGACTAAGTTCACTGTTTTAGCACTTGCTCGTTTTAAAGCATCGATCATAATCAACATTTCCATCAAATTGTCATTTACTGGACTAGAAGTTGACTGAATAATATAAACATGGTCCCCCCGAATACTTTCTTCAATATTAATCCGAATTTCTCCATCGCTGAACTGATCCACTGAGAGTTTTCCTAATTCTACTCCTACTTCTTTAGCAATTTTTTCTGCTAAGGGTCTGTTTGAGTTTAACGCAAAAATCTTTAACTTTGGATCAAAATAATGTTCTGACATAGTGACCTCCACTTTCTTTATTTTCAAAAAAATACCTTTATTCCTCACTTTAATACTATGCATTTTTCACAAAGAAATCAAGTAAATTCTCATTTTGTTTCAAGTTTTTACTTGTTTTAATGCGGTAATTTATTGAAGTAATCCAATTTATTTTCTTGACGTACTCTGCCAATCGCCATAGACTCGGTAGGCACGTCTTTAGTAATGGTTGATCCAGCAGCGATGTAAGCATTCTTTTCAACCATAAGCGGAGCAATTAAATTGGCATTGCACCCAATAAATACGTTATCGCCAACCGTTGTGCGGTGTTTATTTTTACCGTCGTAATTTACAAAAATTGTGCCGCAGCCAATATTGATGTTTTTGCCTAAATCTGCATCTCCGACATAAGTTAAATGGCCTACTTTAGTTGTTGCTCCAATAGTGGCATTTTTGATTTCAACAAAATTACCGATATGAACAGCTTCACCGACACGGCTATTTGGACGCAGATGACTGTAGGGTCCTATATTGCTCGCTTTTTCCATGATAGAATCTTTGATAGTTGAACTGGTCACGCGGACACCATCGCCAAGAGTACTATTTAAGACTTCTGAATTTGCTCCGATAAAACAATCTTCTCCAATAACGGTTTGTCCTTTTAAAGAAACATTTGGTTCAATAACAGTATCTGCACCGACCGTTACTTCGCTATCGATATAAGTTGTCGTTGGGTCAATCAAGGTTACCCCGTTTTGCATATGCATTCTGTTGATGCGCTGACGCATAAGCAAAGTCGCTTCAGCTAAAGCTACCCGATCATTAACCCCCATGCCTTCTGCTTCATTCGGCATTTTATAAGCATCGACGGTTTCATTTTGGTTCTTTAAGATTTCAATAACATCTGGCAAATAATATTCTCCTTGAGCATTGTCATTGCCGACTTGCGAAAGTGCCTCAAACAAT is a window of Carnobacterium mobile DSM 4848 DNA encoding:
- a CDS encoding putative polysaccharide biosynthesis protein codes for the protein MSNQQMKKTMNGAVLLSLAALIAKILSAVYRVPFQNMVGNTGFYVYQQVYPIYGIGMTIALSGFPVFLSKLVAETKNKKQQRDLVKKTFFLLSLFSIGLFSLCYFGAPFLADRMGDKQLVPIIQSVSWLFLLVPILATGRGYFQGTFRMLPTAVSQVVEQVVRVAIILTAAYIYTTSQWTDYQMGAAAMSSSWIAGLAATLVLGIAFFKKTSQSDLPLNTNDVQQVPIQFSTLTKRLMTEGLAICVLSAMLILLQLMDSFTLYKGLIQAGFLPEMAKNVKGIYDRGQPLVQLGMVVATAFSTSLVPVLSRSFSRKKEIEFLRAADSLIRITLTFALAATAGLIVLMPYLNQVLFGDRSGTGVLNVYTAAVLLASLIGAYNAILQSRNQHYLTLGALLSGMLTKWLANHLLVERMGTMGASIATVLALMVILFIIWLGLPAELQQSVRKKSFGLKLIFSSGLMAISVWVVTWLAEMLVLNSGNRLASFGIALIGILIGVIVFVYSLLKWKVLTVREWLTLPFGKRILRK
- the mfd gene encoding transcription-repair coupling factor, which translates into the protein MADIKKILANSPDVKALLDTIGEQRTQLITGLAGSARTLIISTILEKKKRPILLVTHNLFHAQQLMEDFSDFIAEEKLHLFPVEEMLYAEMAIASPEARTDRVAALDFLLSGEPGVVIVPLAGVRKLLPPKAIWEDARFEMKQGGELDPTHVAHKLVDMGYIRQQLVGSPGEFSIRGGIIDIYPLTEEHPIRIDLFDTEIDSLRYFDADNQRSIENITSVTILPAIDTLYPHDLLQKAAPQFTKAVERNADLLLDAGERQTFTRYITPIMDAFDKGEPIDELAMFTDFIYPEKTSLLDYISKKSVVILDEYPRIMETERRLSEEEAEWVTEKLAERRILQKQAFSNDFRSKMKSVSQDILYFSLFQKGMGNLRFSHIHPFQYRNMQQFFGQMPLLKTEMDRWVKRQNTVIVMVPNEERADKVHQIFKDFEISSKVVKPDRIELEKVQILKGSIQNGFELPTDKLVLLTEHELFNKVTKKTARRQTLTNAERLKSYSELNPGDFVVHVNHGIGKYTGMETLTINGIHQDYMSIIYKDDAKLFIPVTQLNLLQKYVSSEAKTPKINKLGGTEWAKTKKKVASKIEDIADDLIELYAAREQEVGYSYSPDNEYQEEFENAFPYTETDDQLRSAAEIKHDMEGKKPMDRLLVGDVGYGKTEVAMRAIFKAVQEGKQAAFLVPTTILAQQHYETLKQRFADFPVEIGLLSRFRTKKQQTETIDGIKKGQVDIVIGTHRILSKDIEFQDLGLLIVDEEQRFGVKHKEKLKQLKAQVDVLTLTATPIPRTLHMSMLGVRDLSVIETPPANRYPVQTYVMEQNPGAIREAVEREIARGGQAFYLYNRVATIEKKVDELQQLIPEARIGYAHGQMSESQLENVLFQFVEGEFDLLVTTTIIETGVDIPNVNTLFVENADHMGLSQLYQLRGRVGRSNRVAYAYFLYQADKVLNEVSEKRLQAIKDFTELGSGFKIAMRDLSIRGAGNLLGAQQHGFIDSVGFDLYSEMLSEAVARKRGLETKEEKTQVEIDLAINAYLPGTYIEDERQKIEIYKRIRELRDEEAYVQLQDEMIDRFGEYDDEVADLLLIGLIKLYSEQALIETIKRTDQEVELTFSESGSRSLPAEEIFRALSEVPLKANMTVKKERFVVTIQIGTAPTYQWLDYLQKFAKVIATYRKEKATN
- the pth gene encoding aminoacyl-tRNA hydrolase, translated to MKMIVGLGNPGAKYANTKHNIGFIVLDEYAVQKNLAFNKTKFEAVYTEAFIGTEKVLLVKPQTFMNDSGRAVRPLMDYFNVAIEDLVVVYDDLDLPTGKIRLRQKGSAGGHNGIKSLIQHIGTSNFNRIRIGIDRPYPNQTVVNHVLSSFPKEQHEDMLFAVKDSAAALDYWIAGHTFLDTMNQYNKK
- a CDS encoding L-lactate dehydrogenase — its product is MVNNEIKDHQKVIVVGDGAVGSSYAFALVTQNIAQELGIIDIDTAKTEGDAMDLSHALAFTSPKKIYAATYSDCHDADIVVITAGAAQKPGETRLDLVQKNLKIFKSIIEQIMASGFDGIFLVATNPVDILTYATWKFSGLPQHRIIGSGTSLDSARFRQAIAKLLEVDARNVHGYILGEHGDTEFPVWSHANVAGLQIYEWIKDNPGVDEEALVQMFFKVRDAAYDIIERKGATFYGIAVSLTRITKAILNDENSILPLSVYLDGEYGQSDIFIGAPAVINRQGISSVIEIPLNDSEKEKMNFSADTLRKVTQEAMDALDKEE